The window CTAATGATACTTCCGTTGTTGTACATGAGATGTCAGCTAGAATTCAGCAAGTATCTTCTAATGCGAATGAGGTAGCTAATCAATCAGCACAGGCAGCTGAAAAAGCTAAGGTTGGCAACGAAGCGGTGGACAAGGCAGTAAATCAAATGGTCTATATCGAGCAGACAGTTACCTCCTCTGCTCAGGTAGTAGCAAAACTAGGGGAACGGTCGAAAGAAATTGGACAGATTGTAGATACGATTTCCGGCATTGCGGGTCAAACGAATTTGCTTGCTTTAAATGCTGCTATTGAGGCTGCCCGGGCAGGAGAGCAGGGGCGAGGGTTTGCCGTAGTTGCAGAAGAAGTCCGTAAGCTTGCTGAACAATCACAAGAATCAGCTAAACAAATCGCCATACTGATCGGTGAAATTCAGAGAGACACCGATAAAGCTGTACTTGCTATGAATGATGGTACTAGAGAAGTTAAGGTGGGAGCGGAAGTGGTCAATACTTCTGGAAAAGCCTTTCAAGAAATTACAGCTTTAATAAATAAAGTATCGGCTCAAACAAAGGAAATATCGGATGCTATCGGGCAGATGGCTACTGGGAGTCAACAAATTGTCGGCTCTGTGGAAAAAATCGACATACTTAGTAAAAACGCATCTGGTGAAGCACAGACCGTATCGGCTGCAACAGAAGAACAATCGGCAGCAATGGAAGAAATCTCTTCATCCAGTCAAGCATTAGCGAATCTAGCGATGGACCTTCGAGAAGCTGTGAGCAAGTTTCACATTTAATGCTTGTAAACAATCTACTTAAAACAATATAACTTATGTAATTGATGCTGAAGAAGTTTCAATCGATAAGTTGTATTGTTTAAAGTGGATTGAATTAAACTTTAATTTTTTATTATATGGTATACCGTATACCATCAGAGATAGCAAATAAAAAGGGGAACGAGGAGGAGTATTATGGGAAAGATTTCTTTAAAAAATGTCATTGATATGCATGTTCATTCAATGCCAGATATCAGGCAAAGAGCATATAACGATTTCGAGCTGATGGAAGCAGCAATCAGAGTTGGTGCGCGGGCAATTGTAATCAAATCACACCATGGCACAACAATGAACCGTGCGTTTCTGGTAAATGAACATAACAAAATGGTTCATCAAGGGGACAACGACTTTACTATGTTTGGTAGCGTAACTTTGAACAACGCCATTGGAGGTCTGAATCCCGTAGCGGTAGAAACCGGGCTGAAAATGGGCGCGAAAGTAGTCTGGCTGCCAACAACTCATGCTGCAAATCAACTCCAGAAAGATGGGAAAACAGGCGGTATTGAATGCTTAGACAATGGGAAGGTAAAGGAGCCACTCAAGGAAATCTTTAAAATGGTTAAGGAGTATGATGCTGTTCTTGGGACAGGCCATTTGTCTCCAAAAGAAATTTTTCCTGTTGTCGATCAGGCGAAAGGCATGGGACTGAATAAAATCGTCATAACTCATCCTGAGTTTTGGGTGGTAGGAATGTCACACGAAGATCAGATAAGAATCGTAAAAGACTATGATGTGTATCTAGAACGATGTTATGCTCAGCCAATGGGTGGCGGTGTTTACAAGAGCAATCTTGAAGACAATCTACTGATCATAAACGAAGTGGGTTATAAAAATGTAATGGTGGATACAGATGGCGGACAGGTTGAAAATCCTCATTGGGAACTAGCTTTGGAGGAGTATATGCAGTACCTGGCTAACAACGGCATTACAGAAGAGAAGCTTGACGTAATGACAAGAAAAATTCCATCTATGCTACTTGGATTATAAATTGTTTTAATGCTTTATAAAAAATGCATTATACATAAGGGGGACTACTATGATTAGCTTAGTTGTGGTACTAGCAATCGCAATTTCCATCATCTTAGGTTATCGGACCAAGATCAACACCGGATTTTTTGCTATTTCCTTTTCCTACATCATTGGATGCTTCATTTTAAACTTGAAATCGAGTGAAGTGGTTGGCATGTGGCCAATTAATATCTTCTTTGTTATTTTTGCAGTTTCTCTTTTCTATAACGTTGCTCTTGTAAACGGCACATTGGAAAAGCTCTCCATGCATTTGTTGTATGGCTGTCGCAAATTCCCGCAGATGTTACCCTTCGCTATTTTCTTTGCAGCAACACTGATTGCTGGTTTGGGAGCAGGCTTCTTTACAGTCATGGCCTTTATGGCTCCTATTACGCTCCTGTTATGTGAAAAAACAGGGATGAGCAAAATGATCGGTGCAGTGGCCGTAAACTATGGCGCACTGGCCGGGGCTAATTTTATGACCAGTCAAAGTGGTATTATCTTTAAAAGTTTGATTGAAGCCGCCGGCTATCATGATACGGCTTTTGCTTATACAACGACTATCTTCATAACCACTATGATTATCCCTATTTTGGTTATTTCCGGGCTCTTATTATTCACTAATAATAAAAAGATACTTAGTAAAAACTTGAATATCGAAAGGCCGGAAATTTTTGATCAGAAGCAGAAGATAACCCTGTATCTTATTGTTTTGATGATGGTAATCGTATTAGCCGCTCCTATTTTACACATGATCCTTCCTCTTAACAAGAATATTACCTTTATCAATTCAAAAATGGACATTGGTCTTATTGCCATAGTGCTTTCTGTAGTGGCACTTATGCTCAAGCTTGCTGATGAGAAAAGGGTGATTGCCCAGGTTCCTTGGAGCACATTGATTATGATTTGCGGTGTCGGCATGCTCATTTCCGTGGCAATCAAAGCAGGAACTATTACGATTTTGGCAAGTTGGATTGGTACCAACATTCCAACTTTATTGGTGCCGATTGCTCTATGTATTGTTGGCGGAATCATGTCATTCTTCAGCAGTACACTGGGGGTCGTTTGTCCGGCTCTTTTTCCCATCATCCCGTCAATTGCAGCTGTAACAGGCATTAATCCTATGATCCTCTTTACCTGTGTTGTTATTGGTGCCCAAGCGACGGCGATTTCTCCTTTTTCTTCCGGCGGAAGTCTGCTATTAGGTTCATGTACTACTGAGGAAGATCGTAATAGTTTATTTTCTCGGCTAATGTTCCGTGCGGTTCCTTTATGTCTTACAACCTCTACAATCGTAAGTATAATAATCTTTATTGTCCTATAATTAAAATTATCCGATGACTAAACCGCTCTAAGACTCCCATCTTTCATAAGTGGGAGTTAAGAGCGGCTAAGTCCCTGGATAAGTGCGACTAAGATTCAGATGGAGTTAAAACTCCATCTGAATCAAGTCTTCTTTATAAGTAGGGAAAAAGATGAGCAACGAGCCAAAGAAATTGGTTTATTGCTCATCTTTTATTTTCATAGCTTGGCCTTGCAGGAGTTTGTATTTTAATGGTAAATACAATGAGAATATGGATTTGTTTTTCAAAGAAAACTGTTGTTATCAGCAGAAGAGTATTATAGAAATGGAGTGAATGAAATGTACAAAGTAGCACATGTTGGACTCGTCGTGAAGGACGCAGATCAATCGAGCTTGTTTTATCAGCAGATTTTAAAATGTGAGTTGGTTAATTCCTATCAAGATGAGCGGATAAAGTTGGTTTTCCTCAATTCTGGTGGGCAAATTATCGAATTGGTACAGCGTTTACAAGAGAGTGTACCAGAGCAACGTACAGCTGGAGTAGTAGACCACATTGCCTTTGAAGTAGAGGATGTCTCAGCAGAAATGGAAAGGCTGCGTGCTGCCGGAGTCACTCTCTTATCTGATAAACCAAATTCTTTGGGGAAAAGTTTGCAAAACTTCTTTTTCCTAGGGCCTGATGGAGAGCGATTGGAGTTCATACAGGGAATGCTATAATTAGTAGGAGGGATAGTAAGTGAATGAAATTATAGAGAACCTTTTGACCCGTAGAAGTATTAGAACTTATACGAAAGAGCAAATCCAAGATGCCGAGTTAGAGGCTATTTTAGAGGCAGCCAAATATGCACCAAGTGGTGGTAATTCCCAGTCTTGGCATTTTACTGTTGTACAGAACGAAGAAAAGCTTAATCAGCTCAATTCTCTTGTTCGTGAGTCCTTTAAGGATTTGATAGTTGATGATAGAACGTATCGTTCAAAGATAGCAGGGAAAAAAGCGGCGGAAAATAGTAAGTATAATTTTTATTACCATGCTCCTACTCTAATAATCGTGTCCAATGATCGGGAGTATTCCAATGCTATGGCCGATTCTTCAGTAGCGCTTCAAAATATCTTTTT is drawn from Pelosinus sp. IPA-1 and contains these coding sequences:
- a CDS encoding DUF6282 family protein, which codes for MGKISLKNVIDMHVHSMPDIRQRAYNDFELMEAAIRVGARAIVIKSHHGTTMNRAFLVNEHNKMVHQGDNDFTMFGSVTLNNAIGGLNPVAVETGLKMGAKVVWLPTTHAANQLQKDGKTGGIECLDNGKVKEPLKEIFKMVKEYDAVLGTGHLSPKEIFPVVDQAKGMGLNKIVITHPEFWVVGMSHEDQIRIVKDYDVYLERCYAQPMGGGVYKSNLEDNLLIINEVGYKNVMVDTDGGQVENPHWELALEEYMQYLANNGITEEKLDVMTRKIPSMLLGL
- a CDS encoding SLC13 family permease, which encodes MISLVVVLAIAISIILGYRTKINTGFFAISFSYIIGCFILNLKSSEVVGMWPINIFFVIFAVSLFYNVALVNGTLEKLSMHLLYGCRKFPQMLPFAIFFAATLIAGLGAGFFTVMAFMAPITLLLCEKTGMSKMIGAVAVNYGALAGANFMTSQSGIIFKSLIEAAGYHDTAFAYTTTIFITTMIIPILVISGLLLFTNNKKILSKNLNIERPEIFDQKQKITLYLIVLMMVIVLAAPILHMILPLNKNITFINSKMDIGLIAIVLSVVALMLKLADEKRVIAQVPWSTLIMICGVGMLISVAIKAGTITILASWIGTNIPTLLVPIALCIVGGIMSFFSSTLGVVCPALFPIIPSIAAVTGINPMILFTCVVIGAQATAISPFSSGGSLLLGSCTTEEDRNSLFSRLMFRAVPLCLTTSTIVSIIIFIVL
- a CDS encoding VOC family protein, encoding MYKVAHVGLVVKDADQSSLFYQQILKCELVNSYQDERIKLVFLNSGGQIIELVQRLQESVPEQRTAGVVDHIAFEVEDVSAEMERLRAAGVTLLSDKPNSLGKSLQNFFFLGPDGERLEFIQGML
- a CDS encoding nitroreductase family protein, which encodes MNEIIENLLTRRSIRTYTKEQIQDAELEAILEAAKYAPSGGNSQSWHFTVVQNEEKLNQLNSLVRESFKDLIVDDRTYRSKIAGKKAAENSKYNFYYHAPTLIIVSNDREYSNAMADSSVALQNIFLAAHALKIGSCWINQLTWFGDEPAMRELLTSLGIPENYKVCGAAALGYAAGNQPKATPRKEGTVTIIK